In Fusobacterium sp. SYSU M8D902, the following proteins share a genomic window:
- a CDS encoding MATE family efflux transporter, which produces MSENLTLKDGDITKLFFKFAIPSIFGMLVVSLEMMIDGIFLGRNVGALGLAAVNLSMPLINFLLSIGLMICVGGGVITSIYSGRKKYNKAKETTTLTLILLFLVLEVLSIFILFNLDFFIKILGTNEEIYPYVKAYLMPMMIGAFFYSSPIFTETFVKIYEKPNWVFISGFTCLSTNVLFDYLFIVKFNLGMTGGAVATLMACAAGFFVLLPQLHFKKLRKNLNIYLQDIKNIFYNGSSEMLSLVASTTAMYLLNRTLMREIGVLGVSALTIVFYINQTLNIVLYGLSQALQPLVSYNLGAKNLIKIKAVLKISLISGGVIGIIVYIISHIVGEDIIEIFSKGNEDLINIALIALFYMSFAYLISFLNIISTSFLTAIEKPLESVIVSMGRSIVFIVIPLFTLPKIIGPIGIWLSIPIAESLCLLVSFVLMKRAKNYLHSVIKK; this is translated from the coding sequence ATGTCTGAAAATTTAACTTTAAAAGATGGAGATATTACTAAACTATTTTTTAAGTTTGCTATTCCTAGTATATTTGGTATGCTAGTTGTGTCATTAGAAATGATGATTGATGGAATATTTTTAGGAAGAAATGTTGGTGCTCTTGGTCTTGCAGCTGTCAACCTTTCAATGCCACTTATCAATTTTTTACTCAGTATTGGACTTATGATCTGTGTGGGAGGTGGAGTTATCACAAGTATCTACTCTGGAAGAAAAAAGTATAATAAAGCTAAAGAGACTACTACTTTGACTCTTATCTTATTATTTCTAGTTTTAGAAGTTCTTTCTATTTTTATTCTTTTTAACTTAGATTTTTTTATAAAAATATTGGGAACTAATGAGGAGATATATCCATATGTCAAAGCCTATCTAATGCCTATGATGATAGGAGCTTTTTTCTACTCTTCACCTATTTTTACAGAAACATTTGTAAAAATATATGAAAAGCCAAATTGGGTTTTTATTAGTGGATTTACCTGTCTTAGTACGAATGTCTTATTTGACTATCTATTTATTGTAAAATTTAATTTAGGAATGACTGGAGGAGCTGTAGCAACTCTTATGGCATGTGCTGCTGGATTTTTTGTTCTACTTCCTCAGCTTCATTTTAAAAAACTTAGAAAAAATCTCAACATCTATTTACAAGATATAAAAAATATCTTCTATAATGGTAGTTCTGAAATGCTATCCCTAGTTGCATCTACTACTGCTATGTATCTACTCAATAGAACTCTTATGAGAGAGATTGGAGTGCTTGGAGTTTCAGCTTTAACAATAGTTTTCTATATAAATCAAACATTGAATATCGTTTTATATGGACTTTCTCAAGCTCTTCAACCATTAGTTTCATATAATTTAGGAGCTAAAAATTTAATAAAAATAAAGGCAGTTTTAAAAATCTCGCTTATCTCTGGTGGAGTAATTGGTATTATTGTATATATAATTAGCCATATTGTTGGGGAAGATATTATTGAGATCTTTTCTAAAGGAAATGAAGATTTGATAAATATAGCTTTAATAGCTCTATTTTACATGAGTTTTGCATATCTTATCTCATTCTTAAATATTATCTCAACATCATTTTTAACCGCTATTGAAAAACCTTTAGAGTCTGTGATTGTATCTATGGGAAGATCTATAGTATTTATAGTTATCCCTCTTTTTACTCTACCTAAGATTATAGGTCCTATAGGAATATGGC
- a CDS encoding MerR family transcriptional regulator: protein MKKMYKISELAEIFEISRQTLIFYHKKGIFVPKEIDKDNGYRYYLKEQMWDLMLILTLKRAGFSLEEIKDLVQNKKMNSNVEFLEKKISEIDIKIENLKNIRKNLEIRIKNFKESNIEENDNIKFEKSKSIYWYSLEMDNPIDEKEMISKYLKLNEIAQKNSIEITEYINILDLKKIKTIGSDDILPILKIGILVPKEKIFKDCKELVVGNSFSITHIDAYVNLYDTYKKLSDYIEKKGYENLDYSIEFMKEVTIPTKNGTGGLLKIMIPVEIDFLR from the coding sequence ATGAAAAAAATGTATAAAATTTCTGAATTAGCTGAAATATTTGAAATTTCAAGGCAAACACTAATATTTTATCATAAAAAAGGAATTTTTGTTCCTAAAGAAATAGATAAAGATAATGGTTATAGATATTATTTAAAAGAGCAAATGTGGGATTTAATGCTTATACTAACTTTAAAAAGAGCTGGGTTTTCACTAGAAGAGATAAAAGATTTAGTTCAAAATAAAAAGATGAATAGCAACGTAGAATTTTTGGAGAAAAAGATAAGTGAAATAGACATAAAGATAGAGAACCTAAAGAATATAAGAAAAAATTTGGAGATAAGAATTAAAAATTTTAAGGAGAGTAATATAGAAGAAAATGATAATATAAAATTTGAAAAAAGTAAATCTATCTACTGGTATTCTCTTGAAATGGATAATCCAATAGATGAAAAAGAGATGATATCAAAATATCTAAAACTAAATGAGATAGCACAAAAAAATAGTATTGAGATTACAGAGTATATAAATATACTAGATTTAAAAAAGATAAAAACTATAGGTTCGGATGATATACTGCCAATTTTAAAGATAGGGATATTGGTACCAAAAGAAAAAATATTTAAGGATTGTAAGGAACTCGTTGTTGGAAATTCTTTTAGTATTACTCATATAGATGCTTATGTAAATTTATATGATACCTATAAAAAATTAAGTGATTACATTGAAAAAAAGGGATATGAAAATTTGGATTACTCAATAGAATTTATGAAAGAGGTTACCATTCCTACAAAAAATGGAACAGGTGGTCTTTTAAAAATAATGATACCTGTTGAAATTGATTTTTTAAGATAA